From Amphiprion ocellaris isolate individual 3 ecotype Okinawa chromosome 10, ASM2253959v1, whole genome shotgun sequence, one genomic window encodes:
- the LOC111582264 gene encoding polypyrimidine tract-binding protein 2-like isoform X1 produces the protein MDGDVAVGVKRGSDELNMYGSSPNSMTANGSDSKKQRLDESPPSRVLHIRKLPSEVSETEVIALGLPFGKVTNILMLKGKNQAFLELGTEEAAITMVNYYTAVTPQVRNTPVFIQYSNHKELKTDSALNQRAQAVLQAVSAVQDGSSPSSDPGVLDLAPPPSPVLRIIIDNMFYPVTLDVLQQIFSKFGTVMKIITFTKNNQFQALLQFSDPVNAQQAKLSLDGQNIYNSCCTLRIDFSKLVNLNVKYNNDKSRDYTRPDLPTGDGESTNKDHSLLGTPSGALASYSSGGGYSSSLSLSQGGGAISPLSAAAAAAAAAGRVALSGSGVSGVLLASNLNEEMVTPQSLFTLFGVYGDVQRVKILYNKKDSALIQLSDGNQAQLAMSHLNGQKVFGKVMRVTLSKHQTVALPREGLDDQLLTKDFSGSPLHRFKKPGSKNFQNIFPPSATLHLSNIRDGVGEEDLRLLFSNSGGTVKAFKFFQDRKMALIQMSSVEEAIQALMDLHNYDMGGNHHLKVSFSKSTI, from the exons ATGGACGg TGATGTTGCGGTTGGTGTGAAG agAGGCTCAGATGAGCTCAACATGTACGGTAGCAGCCCCAACTCTATGACCG CGAACGGCAGTGACAGTAAGAAACAGCGCCTGGATGAATCACCTCCCTCCAGAGTCCTCCACATCAGAAAGCTTCCAAGTGAAGTATCAGAGACTGAGGTCATTGCTCTGGGACTGCCCTTCGGAAAGGTCACCAATATACTGATGCTGAAGGGGAAAAACCAG GCATTTCTGGAGTTGGGCACAGAGGAAGCAGCCATTACTATGGTCAATTACTACACAGCTGTCACACCACAG GTCAGAAACACTCCTGTCTTCATCCAGTATTCAAACCATAAGGAACTGAAAACAGACTCAGCTCTGAACCAG aggGCGCAGGCTGTGCTGCAGGCAGTGTCGGCAGTTCAAGATGGAAGCTCTCCGTCCTCTGACCCTGGAGTTTTGGACCTAGCTCCACCTCCCAGCCCTGTCCTGCGAATTATCATTGACAATATGTTTTATCCTGTGACACTGGATGTTCTACAGCAG aTCTTCAGTAAGTTTGGGACCGTGATGAAGATCATAACCTTCACCAAAAACAACCAATTTCAGGCTCTTCTGCAGTTCAGTGACCCTGTCAATGCACAGCAAGCTAAACTG TCTTTGGATGGACAGAACATCTATAATTCATGCTGCACTCTGCGGATAGACTTCAGTAAACTGGTCAACCTCAATGTTAAATACAACAATGATAAGAGTCGAGATTACACCAGACCCGACCTTCCTACAGGAGACGGAGAGTCCACCAACAAGGATCATTCTTTATTGG GTACCCCATCTGGAGCGCTAGCTTCCTACTCTAGCGGAGGAGGTTACTCATCTTCTCTTTCCCTCTCGCAGGGTGGAG GAGCCATCAGTCCTCTGAGCGctgcagcagcggcggcagcagctgcaggtcgTGTTGCTCTGTCGGGGTCCGGAGTGTCCGGTGTCCTGCTGGCATCCAACCTAAATGAAGAG ATGGTCACGCCTCAAAGTCTCTTTACCCTCTTCG GTGTCTACGGCGATGTCCAGAGGGTGAAGATCCTCTACAACAAAAAGGACAGCGCTCTGATCCAGCTGTCTGATGGCAACCAGGCTCAGCTCG CTATGAGTCATCTGAATGGTCAAAAGGTGTTTGGTAAAGTGATGAGAGTGACGCTGTCCAAGCATCAGACTGTGGCTTTGCCCAGAGAAGGACTGGATGACCAGCTACTAACTAAAG ATTTTTCTGGCTCACCGCTCCATCGCTTTAAGAAGCCAGGATCCAAAAACTTCCAGAACATCTTTCCTCCCTCAGCAACGCTTCACCTCTCCAACATCCG GGACGGAGTTGGGGAGGAAGATCTACGTCTTTTGTTCTCTAACAGTGGAGGAACCGTCAAGGCCTTCAAGTTCTTCCA GGACCGTAAAATGGCTTTGATCCAGATGTCATCAGTAGAAGAAGCTATTCAGGCTCTGATGGATCTTCACAACTATGACATGGGAGGGAATCACCATCTGAAAGTTTCCTTTTCCAAATCTACCATCTAA
- the LOC111582264 gene encoding polypyrimidine tract-binding protein 2-like isoform X2 yields MDGDVAVGVKRGSDELNMYGSSPNSMTANGSDSKKQRLDESPPSRVLHIRKLPSEVSETEVIALGLPFGKVTNILMLKGKNQAFLELGTEEAAITMVNYYTAVTPQVRNTPVFIQYSNHKELKTDSALNQRAQAVLQAVSAVQDGSSPSSDPGVLDLAPPPSPVLRIIIDNMFYPVTLDVLQQIFSKFGTVMKIITFTKNNQFQALLQFSDPVNAQQAKLSLDGQNIYNSCCTLRIDFSKLVNLNVKYNNDKSRDYTRPDLPTGDGESTNKDHSLLGAISPLSAAAAAAAAAGRVALSGSGVSGVLLASNLNEEMVTPQSLFTLFGVYGDVQRVKILYNKKDSALIQLSDGNQAQLAMSHLNGQKVFGKVMRVTLSKHQTVALPREGLDDQLLTKDFSGSPLHRFKKPGSKNFQNIFPPSATLHLSNIRDGVGEEDLRLLFSNSGGTVKAFKFFQDRKMALIQMSSVEEAIQALMDLHNYDMGGNHHLKVSFSKSTI; encoded by the exons ATGGACGg TGATGTTGCGGTTGGTGTGAAG agAGGCTCAGATGAGCTCAACATGTACGGTAGCAGCCCCAACTCTATGACCG CGAACGGCAGTGACAGTAAGAAACAGCGCCTGGATGAATCACCTCCCTCCAGAGTCCTCCACATCAGAAAGCTTCCAAGTGAAGTATCAGAGACTGAGGTCATTGCTCTGGGACTGCCCTTCGGAAAGGTCACCAATATACTGATGCTGAAGGGGAAAAACCAG GCATTTCTGGAGTTGGGCACAGAGGAAGCAGCCATTACTATGGTCAATTACTACACAGCTGTCACACCACAG GTCAGAAACACTCCTGTCTTCATCCAGTATTCAAACCATAAGGAACTGAAAACAGACTCAGCTCTGAACCAG aggGCGCAGGCTGTGCTGCAGGCAGTGTCGGCAGTTCAAGATGGAAGCTCTCCGTCCTCTGACCCTGGAGTTTTGGACCTAGCTCCACCTCCCAGCCCTGTCCTGCGAATTATCATTGACAATATGTTTTATCCTGTGACACTGGATGTTCTACAGCAG aTCTTCAGTAAGTTTGGGACCGTGATGAAGATCATAACCTTCACCAAAAACAACCAATTTCAGGCTCTTCTGCAGTTCAGTGACCCTGTCAATGCACAGCAAGCTAAACTG TCTTTGGATGGACAGAACATCTATAATTCATGCTGCACTCTGCGGATAGACTTCAGTAAACTGGTCAACCTCAATGTTAAATACAACAATGATAAGAGTCGAGATTACACCAGACCCGACCTTCCTACAGGAGACGGAGAGTCCACCAACAAGGATCATTCTTTATTGG GAGCCATCAGTCCTCTGAGCGctgcagcagcggcggcagcagctgcaggtcgTGTTGCTCTGTCGGGGTCCGGAGTGTCCGGTGTCCTGCTGGCATCCAACCTAAATGAAGAG ATGGTCACGCCTCAAAGTCTCTTTACCCTCTTCG GTGTCTACGGCGATGTCCAGAGGGTGAAGATCCTCTACAACAAAAAGGACAGCGCTCTGATCCAGCTGTCTGATGGCAACCAGGCTCAGCTCG CTATGAGTCATCTGAATGGTCAAAAGGTGTTTGGTAAAGTGATGAGAGTGACGCTGTCCAAGCATCAGACTGTGGCTTTGCCCAGAGAAGGACTGGATGACCAGCTACTAACTAAAG ATTTTTCTGGCTCACCGCTCCATCGCTTTAAGAAGCCAGGATCCAAAAACTTCCAGAACATCTTTCCTCCCTCAGCAACGCTTCACCTCTCCAACATCCG GGACGGAGTTGGGGAGGAAGATCTACGTCTTTTGTTCTCTAACAGTGGAGGAACCGTCAAGGCCTTCAAGTTCTTCCA GGACCGTAAAATGGCTTTGATCCAGATGTCATCAGTAGAAGAAGCTATTCAGGCTCTGATGGATCTTCACAACTATGACATGGGAGGGAATCACCATCTGAAAGTTTCCTTTTCCAAATCTACCATCTAA